A genomic window from Solanum dulcamara chromosome 11, daSolDulc1.2, whole genome shotgun sequence includes:
- the LOC129872707 gene encoding peroxidase 7 has translation MKSFSSGIIMRSSFVFLTAALFLAAAVSASEYDDDDLPYDYYSKSCPKLECIVHKKMEEWIKKDYSLAPALMRLHFHDCFVRGCDASILLDHEGSEKSANASKTLRGFEVIEDIKRELEKECPKTVSCADILTVAARDATLAVGGPYWMVPYGRKDGTVSTAKEADQLVPTGHEIVTDLLELFQSKGLNVLDLVVLSGAHTIGRTTCESLQYRLYNYNGTKKSDSRLDHLYLNYLERKCRWASEYVDLDAITPKKFDVQYYKNLQKGMGLLLTDQLLNKDSRTAPIVTALATQPDQFGSLFGASMVKMGNIQDYLSTDGEVRLNCARVNSPSY, from the exons ATGAAGAGTTTTTCAAGTGGCATTATCATGAGGAGTAGTTTTGTTTTCCTCACGGCGGCCTTGTTTCTTGCGGCCGCCGTGTCTGCTTCAGAATATGACGACGATGACCTTCCTTACGACTACTACAGCAAAAGCTGTCCGAAGCTGGAGTGTATAGTGCACAAGAAAATGGAGGAATGGATTAAAAAAGATTATAGCCTTGCTCCTGCTCTCATGAGGTTGCATTTCCATGACTGCTTCGTTAGG GGATGTGATGCTTCAATATTGTTAGACCACGAAGGAAGTGAGAAGAGTGCGAATGCAAGCAAGACATTAAGGGGATTTGAAGTAATAGAGGATATAAAGAGAGAATTGGAGAAAGAATGCCCCAAGACAGTGTCTTGTGCTGATATTCTAACAGTAGCTGCAAGAGACGCCACACTTGCAGTAGGTGGTCCATACTGGATGGTTCCATATGGTAGGAAAGATGGCACAGTTTCCACTGCTAAGGAAGCTGATCAATTAGTCCCAACGGGTCACGAAATAGTCACTGATTTACTTGAATTGTTCCAGTCCAAAGGATTGAATGTTCTCGACTTGGTTGTCCTCTCTG GAGCTCACACAATTGGAAGAACGACATGTGAATCTCTACAATACAGGTTATACAATTATAATGGAACTAAGAAATCAGATTCAAGATTGGATCATCTCTACTTAAATTACTTGGAAAGAAAGTGTAGATGGGCATCTGAATATGTTGATCTTGATGCTATTACTCCAAAGAAATTTGATGTTCAATACTACAAGAATCTTCAGAAGGGAATGGGACTTTTGTTGACTGATCAATTGCTCAACAAAGATTCAAGAACTGCACCAATTGTCACAGCTTTAGCTACTCAGCCAGACCAGTTTGGAAGCCTCTTTGGAGCATCTATGGTCAAGATGGGAAATATTCAAGATTATCTTAGCACTGATGGTGAAGTCCGACTCAATTGCGCCCGTGTTAATAGCCCCAGTTATTAA